Proteins from one Sabethes cyaneus chromosome 2, idSabCyanKW18_F2, whole genome shotgun sequence genomic window:
- the LOC128734961 gene encoding uncharacterized protein LOC128734961 yields MDAIQLTEVEKAAKSLFTKLVTEASTKPCDVGSGADLEFKLPQWFDDAKFKRGQKYFFDNRFGMMQSNYCGLVTLLCEPKGLMILNNTGRSSTPETARKRYLSTVLHMLSWYEIDLSPDSKSWASLNRVRKMHLNASKKSDEKRTGFITQAEIAFTTFGFMGYALVRPHLLGIRYDNDDDREALVHFWAVIGAMLGVQDQYNICLPKLAVVEMICHMCLRYIFMPLLQFESPLFRKMISAVVDGLGEFVPFDSYDSVIWFVRRVAGIPGYQYGVDIEKETICRRIYSDEELASMRAVYLGKAGYEYMDSAIFDARILLFDVKKVSEVCEVNQNSLEKSTVTGVYSELHEDGMKKKKVLANLLELSHDEELVITAVDDEENWRSYLNDSKLKNLSNKDLGYLKFKCRLMENCYSRIGNFINEALLSLMLYRMRKAHSKLS; encoded by the exons CGGCAAAATCTCTTTTCACCAAGTTGGTAACGGAAGCAAGTACGAAGCCATGTGATGTAGGAAGCGGAGCGGATCTGGAATTTAAGCTACCCCAATGGTTTGACGATGCAAAATTCAAAAG AGGACAAAAGTACTTTTTCGACAACCGCTTCGGTATGATGCAGTCCAACTATTGCGGTTTGGTGACCCTTCTCTGCGAACCGAAGGGTTTGATGATTCTGAATAACACCGGTCGCTCGAGTACCCCGGAAACAGCACGCAAACGCTATCTTTCGACCGTCCTGCACATGCTGTCGTGGTACGAAATCGACCTCTCACCTGATTCAAA ATCTTGGGCATCACTTAATCGCGTTCGCAAGATGCACCTGAATGCATCGAAAAAATCCGACGAAAAGCGAACCGGTTTCATCACCCAGGCGGAAATAGCTTTCACCACGTTCGGCTTTATGGGCTATGCCCTGGTGCGTCCGCATCTGCTTGGCATTCGgtacgacaacgacgacgatcgGGAAGCGTTGGTCCACTTTTGGGCCGTTATCGGCGCGATGCTGGGCGTGCAGGATCAGTACAACATTTGCTTGCCCAAGCTGGCGGTGGTTGAGATGATCTGCCACATGTGTTTGAGATATATTTTTATGCCACTGCTGCAGTTCGAATCGCCCCTGTTCCGGAAAATGATTTCTGCCGTTGTGGATGGATTGGGAGAGTTTGTGCCCTTCGATTCGTACGATAGTGTGATTTGGTTCGTAAGGAGGGTGGCTGGAATTCCCGGGTACCAGTACGGTGTAGATATTGAGAAGGAAACGATTTGTCGCAGAATCTACAGTGACGAGGAATTAGCTTCGATGCGAGCTGTGTATCTTGGAAAGGCTGGCTACGAGTATATGGATAGTGCGATATTTGATGCTCGAATTTTGCTGTTTGACGTGAAGAAAGTCTCTGAGGTGTGTGAGGTAAATCAAAATAGTCTGGAGAAAAGCACGGTTACTGGGGTCTACAGCGAGCTGCATGAGGACGgtatgaaaaagaagaaagttTTAGCGAATCTGTTGGAACTTAGTCATGATGAGGAACTGGTAATAACCGCGGTTGATGATGAGGAGAACTGGAGGAGCTACCTCAACGATTCGAAGTTGAAAAACTTATCGAATAAAGATTTGGGGTATTTGAAATTCAAGTGTAGGTTGATGGAGAACTGTTATTCTAGAATTGGAAACTTTATCAACGAAGCATTGCTGAGTCTGATGTTATACCGAATGAGAAAAGCTCATTCTAAATTGTCCTAG